The Parvibaculum sp. DNA segment CCGGATGCCCGTCGGCACAATTATCCTTGTGGGCGGCGGCCCGGCAAAGATAGCCAAGTTCGTCCGGTGTTTCACCCCGTTCCGGCCGGTTTGGTTAAGCACCGCCGCAATCATTTCAGGGCCGGCAGGCCCGGCCACGGCCCGGGAGGCTCGCGCTTGCGGCAAATCGGGATTAATGCGAAACCAGACGAGCCTTGTCCCCACCTTGCCGGCACGCTTCCATAAAGGGCAAACCGCTTCCGATGACCACCACCCCCCGCAAAATTCGCAAGGCCGTCTTCCCCGTTGCCGGCCTCGGCACCCGCTTTCTGCCGGCTACCAAGGCCGTGCCGAAGGAAATGCTGACCGTCGTCGACAAGCCGGTGATCCAGTATGCGGTCGAGGAAGCGGCCGAGGCCGGCATCGAACATTTTGTCTTCGTGACCGGCCGCGGCAAGGGCGCCATCGAGGATCATTTCGATATCGCCTATGAGCTTGAAGCGACGCTGAAGGCCCGCGGCAAGACCGCTGAAATTGCACAGCTTGAAGCGACCCGTCCGGCCGCCGGCGCGGCGAGCTTCGTGCGCCAGCAGGAGCCGCTGGGGCTCGGTCACGCGGTCTGGTGCGCCCGCGACATTGTCGGCAACGAGCCCTTCGCGCTGGCCCTGCCGGACATGCTGATCCACGGCCCCCGCGGCTGCTTCGCCCAGATGATGGATGTCTATGCGCGTCATGGCGGCAATGTGATCGCGGTCGAGGAAGTGCCGCATGAGCATGTCAACCGCTACGGCGTCGTCGCGCTGGCCGGCGATCTCGGCAATGCGACGCACCGCATTTCCGGCATGGTCGAAAAGCCGAAACTCGAAGACGCGCCGTCGAACCTGATCGTTTCGGGCCGCTACATCCTGCAACCGGAAATCTTTGCAAAACTCGAAACGCAGAAGCCGGGCGCCGGCGGCGAAATCCAGCTCACCGATGCGATGATCGCCCTGATGGCCGGACAGGATTTCTTTTCATACCGCTTCGAAGGCACGACGTATGATTGCGGCGACAAGATCGGATATTTGGCCGCCAATGTGGCGCTTGCGCTCGCGCGCCCCGACATCGCCCCGAAGTTCCGGCCCGTCCTGGAAAAGCTGACACGAGAATAAGCGCCGGGAGGAACAAGTGCCGCGCGGGTTTTGCCCGCCGCCGCGAGTTTTCAGTCGGAACCGCCGGCGGCAACGGCAACGCTTGACTGCGCAAGGCGCGCAATATCGGCCGCAACCATCTCGCCGACCAGTTCGGCAAAGCTTGTCCGCCGGCGCCAGCCCAGCTTGTGCTGCGCGCGCGACGCATCGCCGATCGTGACGCTGATATCGGTCGGGCGGAAGAAGGCCGGATTGATCTCGACCAGGCGCTCTCTTGTATCGGTATCAAAGCCAATTTCGTCAACGCCCTCGCCTTCCCAGACGACCGATCGGCCAATTTCGGAAAAAGCGAGCTCCACAAATTCACGTACCGAATGATGCTCGCCGGTTGCCAGCACATAGTCGCCGGGTTCGTCCTGTTGCAGCATCAGCCACATCCCCTCGACATAGTCGCGCGCATGGCCCCAATCGCGGCGCGCATCAAGATTGCCGAGCTTCAACGGCGCCGGATTCCCCACATGCCGTTCGGCAACCGCATGCGAGATTTTCCGGGTCACGAAATTGCGCCCGCGCCACGGGCTCTCGTGATTGAAGAGAATGCCGTTGGAGGCGTGAACGCCGAAGGCCTCGCGGAAATTGACCGTCGCCTCGAAAGCGGCGTGCTTCGAGACGGCATAGGGGCTCAACGGATGAAGCGCCGTGTCCTCGTTCTGGGTCTTCCCCTTCGCATCGCCGAACATTTCCGAGCTTGAAGCCTGATAAAAACGCGTGCGGCGCGCCGGGTCGAGTTTCACGAGCGCGTTCAACAGGCGCACCGCGCCCGTCGCATTGACATCGGTCGTATAGGCCGGATCGTCGAAACTGGTTTGGATGTGGGTTTGCGCGGCCAGATTGTAGATCTCGTCGGGGCGCACGCTGTCCAGAAGCCGCGAAAGGCCGGCGGCGTCGATCATGTCGCAACTATGCAGATGAAGCCGCCGGTTGAGATCGGCAATATGGGCAAACCGGCCGCGATCGAGCCGCGACACGTCGCGCGAGACCCCGTGGACCGCATAGCCCTTTTCGAGCAGGAAGGCGGCAAGATACCCCCCATCCTGCCCCGTAATGCCGGTAATCAGGGCCACCGGCGCATGGCCAGCAAAATTGTTGCGTTTGAGCGGCGTTGCTTGCGTCAAGGCGGGCTTGTCCGGGGGGTGGAAAGGGGCCTTCAGGGGCGGGTTGTACAGGGCTTTTACCATGAGCCCCGGCGGAGCAACAGATGCGACGGCCGGTGCCTTTGGACAATTTACCGGCCGGAGGCGACCGGCAGGTGGTCGCAATACCAGCGATAGACCTCCCGCACCCCCTCATCGAGCGATATCCGGGCCTTCCAGCCCCGGGCGGTGAGGCGGGAAACGTCCATCAGCTTGCGCGGGGTGCCATCGGGCTTGGAAGGATCGGTCACGATCTCGCCCCGATAGCCGACAACATCGCGCACAAGCTCCGCGAGCTCGCGGATCGACAGGTCGCTGCCCGAGCCCACATTGATGTGATCCTCTTCCGAATAGGTCTTCATCAGATGAACCAGCGCGTCCGCACAATCGTCGACATGCAGAAACTCGCGCTTCGGCGTACCGGTGCCCCAAAGCGTCACGCTTGCGGCGCCCGCTTCGCGCGCCGCATGCATCTTGGCGATCAGCGCCGGCAGCACATGCGAGGATTGCAGGTCGAAATTGTCGCCGGGACCGTAGAGATTGGTCGGCATGGCCGAAATGAAGTCGCAGCCATATTGACGACGATAGGCCTGGCAGAGCTTGATGCCGGCGATCTTGGCGACCGCATACCATTGATTGGTCGGCTCGAGCGGCCCGGTCAACAATGCCTCTTCGGACATCGGCTGCGGCGCGAGCTTCGGATAGATGCAGGACGAACCGAGAAAGAGCAGCTTCTCGACGCCCGCGCGCCATGCGGCCTGAATGAGATTGGCCTCGATCATCAGATTGTCGTAGAGGAACTCGGCCGGCCGCTGATCATTGGCGAGGATGCCGCCGACCGTCGCGGCCGGCACAAACACCGCCTGCGGACGATGCGTCTCCATCCATGCCTCGACATCCGCCTGGCGGCGGAGATCCACCTGCGCGCGGCCGGCGACCAGCACCTCGCAGGATTCCCGCTCGAGCCGGCGCAGAATGGCCGACCCGACCATGCCCCGATGGCCGGCCACATAGACCCGTTTGCCGTCAAGCGCATATGCGGCCGGCTCAGTCATAACGCCCCTTGCGGTCCTGCTCCAGCGCAACGGCCTTGAGGTCGGAGGCCACCATCTCGGACACAAGTTCGGGAAAGCTCGTGCTGTGTCGCCATCCGAGCTTCTGATGCGCCTTGCGCGGATCGCCCAGCAGCAGGTCGACCTCGGTGGGACGGAAATAGCGCGGATCGACCTTGACGAGAACCTTGCCGGTCGCGGCATCGATCCCCTGTTCGTCGGCGTCGCGGCCTTTCCATTCGATCCGCCGTCCGGTTTCGGCAAAGGCGAGCTCCACGAACTCGCGCACCGAATGCGTCTCGCCGGTGGCGAGCACATAATCGTCCGGTTCATCCTGCTGGACGATCCGCCACATCCCCTCGACATAGTCGCGCGCATGGCCCCAGTCGCGCTTGGCATCGAGATTGCCGAGATAGAGCATGTCCTGAAGCCCGAGCTCGATTGCCGCGACGGCGCGCGTGATCTTGCGCGTCACGAAAGTCTCGCCGCGCGTAGGCCCTTCATGGTTGAACAAAATGCCGTTCGAGGCATGCATGTCATAGGCTTCGCGGTAATTGACCGTGATCCAGTAGGCATAGAGCTTTGCCGCCGCATAAGGGCTGCGCGGATAGAAGGGCGTCCGCTCCGATTGGGGCGTTTCCTGCACCTTGCCGTAAAGCTCCGAGGTCGATGCCTGGTAGAAGCGGGTCTTCTTCTCCATCCCGAGGATGCGGATCGCTTCGAGCAGCCGCAGCGTGCCCACCGCGTCCGAATTGGCCGTGTATTCGGGCGTTTCGAAACTCACCTGCACATGGGACTGGGCGGCCAGATTGTAGATTTCGTCGGGCTGCGTCTCCTGCACGATCCGGATCAGGTTGGTTGCGTCGGTCAGGTCGCCGTAATGCAGCCGAAGACGCGCATGCGCGACATGCGGGTCCTCGTAAAGATCGTCGATGCGTTGCGTGTTGAACGAGGACGAGCGGCGTTTCGTCCCATGGACGATATAGCCCTTCTCGAGCAGAAGCCGCGCTAGCCACGCCCCGTCCTGGCCGGTAATACCCGTGATCAGGGCCGTTTTTGGTTTTGCTGCGGTCACTGTCGCCCCCAAATCATGAACGGGAACCCTAACCCGGTTCCGGCGCCCCGGGAATTGAGCTTTTTTTGGCGGCTCCCGCAAGCCGGAACGCCGCGAAATGGTGACCGGCGCGGGGCCGGCCCTTCAATTTGTTATATATGCCTCCGGACGATACGATCCGCCCCCTGCCCGCCCCATTTGCCTGCTGCCAGCCCGGACAATTCAATGATCGAAATCGAGGAAACCGCCATCCCGGGCATCCGCATCGTCAAGCCGCGCCGCTTGGGCGACGCACGCGGCTGGTTTTCCGAAACCTTCAACCGGCGCGCAATGGCGGAGGTTGGCATCGATATCGACTTCATCCAGGACAA contains these protein-coding regions:
- the galU gene encoding UTP--glucose-1-phosphate uridylyltransferase GalU; the encoded protein is MTTTPRKIRKAVFPVAGLGTRFLPATKAVPKEMLTVVDKPVIQYAVEEAAEAGIEHFVFVTGRGKGAIEDHFDIAYELEATLKARGKTAEIAQLEATRPAAGAASFVRQQEPLGLGHAVWCARDIVGNEPFALALPDMLIHGPRGCFAQMMDVYARHGGNVIAVEEVPHEHVNRYGVVALAGDLGNATHRISGMVEKPKLEDAPSNLIVSGRYILQPEIFAKLETQKPGAGGEIQLTDAMIALMAGQDFFSYRFEGTTYDCGDKIGYLAANVALALARPDIAPKFRPVLEKLTRE
- the gmd gene encoding GDP-mannose 4,6-dehydratase; translation: MTQATPLKRNNFAGHAPVALITGITGQDGGYLAAFLLEKGYAVHGVSRDVSRLDRGRFAHIADLNRRLHLHSCDMIDAAGLSRLLDSVRPDEIYNLAAQTHIQTSFDDPAYTTDVNATGAVRLLNALVKLDPARRTRFYQASSSEMFGDAKGKTQNEDTALHPLSPYAVSKHAAFEATVNFREAFGVHASNGILFNHESPWRGRNFVTRKISHAVAERHVGNPAPLKLGNLDARRDWGHARDYVEGMWLMLQQDEPGDYVLATGEHHSVREFVELAFSEIGRSVVWEGEGVDEIGFDTDTRERLVEINPAFFRPTDISVTIGDASRAQHKLGWRRRTSFAELVGEMVAADIARLAQSSVAVAAGGSD
- a CDS encoding GDP-L-fucose synthase, with translation MTEPAAYALDGKRVYVAGHRGMVGSAILRRLERESCEVLVAGRAQVDLRRQADVEAWMETHRPQAVFVPAATVGGILANDQRPAEFLYDNLMIEANLIQAAWRAGVEKLLFLGSSCIYPKLAPQPMSEEALLTGPLEPTNQWYAVAKIAGIKLCQAYRRQYGCDFISAMPTNLYGPGDNFDLQSSHVLPALIAKMHAAREAGAASVTLWGTGTPKREFLHVDDCADALVHLMKTYSEEDHINVGSGSDLSIRELAELVRDVVGYRGEIVTDPSKPDGTPRKLMDVSRLTARGWKARISLDEGVREVYRWYCDHLPVASGR
- the gmd gene encoding GDP-mannose 4,6-dehydratase, whose product is MTAAKPKTALITGITGQDGAWLARLLLEKGYIVHGTKRRSSSFNTQRIDDLYEDPHVAHARLRLHYGDLTDATNLIRIVQETQPDEIYNLAAQSHVQVSFETPEYTANSDAVGTLRLLEAIRILGMEKKTRFYQASTSELYGKVQETPQSERTPFYPRSPYAAAKLYAYWITVNYREAYDMHASNGILFNHEGPTRGETFVTRKITRAVAAIELGLQDMLYLGNLDAKRDWGHARDYVEGMWRIVQQDEPDDYVLATGETHSVREFVELAFAETGRRIEWKGRDADEQGIDAATGKVLVKVDPRYFRPTEVDLLLGDPRKAHQKLGWRHSTSFPELVSEMVASDLKAVALEQDRKGRYD